In Herbinix luporum, a single window of DNA contains:
- a CDS encoding alpha/beta hydrolase family protein: MTSKLKTKIPVGYFHFHDDVGLNFQFNRALVNQCPMDEMMEAAQNIKTYADVKDVMTVLAEKALAERRILNASFYCRFAEFFCFGDSAEKKRLFDQFIQLFYKALEADMIERHKIEYPGGFLKAIRVKPDRSKTGTVVVHGGGDSFVEEFYLSVRGLVDEGFEVIMFEGPGQGEPLQKYNIRMTHEWEKPTKAVLDYFDLDNVTLVGISLGGYFALRAAAFEKRIRRVIAWDVVYDFFECVMGRNGMLKYYIINALVSINAKPIINCIARRQMRGKEMEKWIYDQMMYTFGAETPFDYLKTLKRYRCTKDISSSVSQDVLLLAGADDHIIPVRMYERQFKALVNARSVEGRIFTKEDHASNHCQVGNIGLTLNYIIDWINRKSSEGVT; this comes from the coding sequence ATGACAAGTAAACTTAAAACCAAAATTCCTGTGGGTTATTTTCATTTCCATGATGATGTAGGCCTCAATTTTCAGTTCAACCGGGCACTGGTCAACCAGTGCCCCATGGATGAAATGATGGAAGCGGCTCAGAATATAAAAACGTATGCGGATGTCAAAGATGTCATGACCGTTTTGGCCGAAAAAGCTCTGGCTGAAAGACGGATCCTGAACGCATCATTTTATTGTCGTTTTGCTGAGTTTTTCTGTTTTGGGGACAGCGCTGAAAAAAAGCGGCTGTTCGATCAGTTTATACAGCTTTTTTATAAAGCATTGGAAGCCGATATGATCGAACGTCATAAAATTGAATATCCGGGTGGTTTTCTGAAAGCCATACGGGTCAAACCTGACAGATCAAAAACAGGAACGGTGGTTGTACATGGCGGCGGCGATTCATTTGTCGAAGAATTCTACCTTTCTGTTAGGGGACTTGTTGATGAAGGGTTTGAAGTTATTATGTTTGAAGGACCCGGGCAGGGTGAACCATTACAGAAGTATAACATCAGGATGACCCATGAGTGGGAAAAACCAACGAAAGCAGTGCTTGATTATTTTGATCTTGATAACGTAACGCTTGTTGGCATTTCTCTTGGCGGTTATTTTGCCTTGCGCGCTGCAGCATTTGAGAAGAGAATCAGGCGAGTTATCGCATGGGATGTGGTATATGATTTTTTCGAGTGCGTTATGGGTAGAAACGGAATGCTGAAATATTATATAATTAACGCTCTAGTATCAATTAATGCAAAACCAATCATAAATTGCATTGCCCGCAGGCAAATGCGGGGAAAAGAAATGGAAAAATGGATATACGACCAGATGATGTATACATTTGGAGCCGAAACACCATTTGATTATCTGAAAACCCTGAAAAGATACAGGTGCACAAAAGATATCTCAAGCAGTGTGTCGCAGGATGTGCTTCTTTTGGCCGGAGCTGATGATCATATCATACCGGTAAGGATGTATGAACGACAGTTCAAAGCCCTTGTAAATGCCAGAAGCGTTGAAGGACGTATTTTCACAAAAGAAGACCATGCCTCAAATCATTGTCAGGTCGGCAATATAGGACTTACATTGAACTATATTATTGATTGGATAAATAGAAAGAGTTCTGAAGGAGTCACATGA